In Eretmochelys imbricata isolate rEreImb1 chromosome 14, rEreImb1.hap1, whole genome shotgun sequence, a genomic segment contains:
- the RING1 gene encoding E3 ubiquitin-protein ligase RING1 codes for MATPANAQSASKTWELSLYELHRTPQEAIMDSTEIAVSPRSLHSELMCPICLDMLKNTMTTKECLHRFCSDCIVTALRSGNKECPTCRKKLVSKRSLRPDPNFDALISKIYPSRDEYEAHQDRVLAKLSRLHNQQALSSSIEEGLRMQAMHRAQRVRKLHQESDNTTFSGGEDNCDSRSHLSNASAPSHPEAGPSRKRSRASDDSGPEPDPDPETSHDGGGCGTPEPGVEPGSSEIELVFRPHPVLVEKGEYSQTRYVKTTANATVDHLSKYLALRIALEEAPAPGPEAPGLEDVSEKQYTIYITTSGGPFTTLNGSLTLELVNEKFWKVTKPLELYYAPTKEQK; via the exons ATGGCGACCCCGGCCAATGCTCAGAGCGCCAGCAAGACCTGGGAGCTGAGTCTGTATGAGCTGCACCGGACCCCCCAG gagGCCATCATGGACAGCACGGAGATCGCGGTGTCCCCGCGCAGCCTGCACAGCGAGCTGATGTGCCCCATCTGCCTGGACATGCTGAAGAACACCATGACCACCAAGGAATGTCTGCACCGCTTCTGCTCCGACTGCATCGTCACCGCCCTGCGCAGCGG GAACAAGGAGTGCCCCACCTGCCGGAAGAAGCTGGTCTCCAAGCGCTCGCTCCGTCCCGACCCCAACTTCGACGCCCTCATCTCCAAGATCTACCCGAGCCGGGACGAGTACGAGGCGCACCAGGACCGGGTGCTGGCCAAGCTCAGCCGGCTCCACAACCAGCAGGCGCTCAGCAGCAGCATCGAGGAGGGGCTCCGTATGCAGGCCATGCacag ggcgcAGCGGGTGCGGAAGCTGCACCAGGAGTCCGACAACACCACGTTCAGCGGGGGGGAGGACAACTGCGACAGCCGCTCCCACCTGAGCAATGCCTCAGCCCCCAGCCACCCTGAGGCCGGCCCCAGCCGCAAGCGCTCACGCGCCTCCGACGACTCGGGGCCTGAGCCTGACCCCGACCCTGAGACCTCGCATGACGGGGGGGGCTGTGGGACCCCCGAGCCGGGTGTCGAGCCGGGCAGCAGCGAGATCGAACTCGTCTTCCGCCCCCACCCCGTGCTGGTGGAGAAGGGGGAATACTCCCAGACCAG GTACGTAAAGACGACGGCTAACGCCACGGTGGACCACCTCTCCAAGTACTTGGCCCTGCGCATCGCACTGGAGGAGGCGCCAGCCCCTGGCCCCGAGGCCCCCGGCCTGGAGGATGTGAGCGAGAAGCAGTACACGATCTACATCACCACCTCCGGGGGGCCCTTCACG ACTCTGAATGGCTCCCTCACCCTGGAACTGGTGAACGAGAAGTTCTGGAAGGTCACCAAGCCCCTGGAGCTGTACTATGCCCCCACCAAGGAGCAGAAGTAG